A genomic stretch from Halorhodospira halophila SL1 includes:
- a CDS encoding helix-turn-helix transcriptional regulator: MAHPETAGIKPNERLLRINSVIKRVGLGRSTIYKKVKEGGFPKPIKLGERAIAWRESDIEEWISRRHQADF, translated from the coding sequence ATGGCTCATCCAGAAACTGCCGGCATTAAACCCAACGAGCGCTTGCTCCGTATCAACAGCGTTATCAAACGCGTCGGCCTTGGCCGATCGACGATTTACAAAAAAGTAAAGGAAGGTGGCTTCCCAAAACCTATAAAACTGGGTGAGCGTGCCATCGCCTGGCGGGAAAGCGACATTGAGGAATGGATTTCCCGCCGCCATCAAGCAGACTTCTAG